TAGTTGTTTAATGATAATGTCAAGTTAAGATTGTGTATAGTATACATTCATAATACGCACTTCGCAGTTATACAATGTCGGTACCAAACGCTTCAAAGTTACTTCTGTCACTGCTATTACTTATCTACTTCTTACGCTTAGTTTTGCGTCGTCTGCAATCTCCTCTAAAAGAGTTTTGATCCCCTGATGTGTTACTGCTAGCAGATTTGCTATGGTTGTAGAGATTGTTTAAAAAGTCCTCGAAATCCGCTTCactatttaatgaaaaaaaattctctatttattctaaatcTATATTCAACGAAGaatttactaaatataatgataGTTTGGCACGATACtagttttaaagataaaattgcacAGTACAACACGATATAAAATGTACCTTGTGTTTGGATCTATTTGTTGCCGCTTTTTACCGCTGCTGGATGTTTGAGACGGTAATCTTTGCCCTAAAACGATCCTATATTGGACACTATGTGAATTCGCTCTGAGATGTTTGAGATTCCCAGCTTGGCAAGCAGCCCAGTCAGTTACATCGTACACCGCTCCTTCCATGCATGCGTAATAGTGCCATAGGAAACCCATTAAACGAGACTCTGCCCAAATATCACCCTGGACAGATTTAAACGATTAACTTGATTAACGCATCACGGATAAACACATAGAAATACGAAATTCGACACTTACCTCTTTCGCACTGTGACGTATTTTGCATTGAGCGCAAAACCGTGCGGCGTAACAAGGACGTTGCGTAGGAACACGTTTGTGTCTCAAGCCACAATTTGTACATCTTATCGTATTTGCCGCCTGCTCCATCTTTCGATGAAGTTGAGACAGCAGATCACTCAGTTCGCCCCAAGCTGCTTCGACCTGCCTGGTTTGATCAAACGCTTGTCTACGCTCCTAAAATGATCACACAACGTAAACAAGTTACATCATTTTACAGTTATAAATAAAGCAGCAACTTATTGTTGATTTTCGATATCTCATtttattgcaacaaaattaaaagtaaaatgaatGCTTTATTACCGGTTCTCCAATGATATCGAAGGCATGTACCAGAATTTTGAACGCTTCCTCCGCTCCCGGCTGATTATTCTTATCCGGGTGTACTAAGACAGCttgctttttataatatttcttgatatcATCGTCCGAACATGTCGGCGTGACACCAAGTATGCTATAAGGATCCTTTCCCTTGCACGCCAATAATCTCTTCATGGCTTCCTCGCCGGTGCTGGGTAATGCGATATTAGCTTCCAGTCCGCCGTGGATCCAATTACCGTTGTCCTCCTTCTCCTCGCTCTTCTTCGTATTTATCTTTCGCCAAAATGCAAACTTACTACTACCGAACCATTTGTCTAATTGTCTACCGATAGCGTTTAAAATAcgaattttagaaaatgtcaCAGCCATATGCACCCACCAGcactttaaataaagtatgGTATGATACCAAGCACACTTGCCActgaaaaatacgaaaaaaatgttagaatattgaaaatagtttatttattgtgtagaagatattgaaataattaatacttacaGCTGGATAACCAGATTGGCGCTCATACTAACTACATCGGAAATCAGATGCAGTagccaataaaatattttcaacacaaCTTTACTCCAACGAGtcgcatatttatttaaatttttacataaatccTTAACGGGAGACTCTcgattttctcttcttctgtTTCTTTgtccttttttaatttgttgtgTTTTTTCGGTCTGAAAACGTTTCGGATTCTTCTCCTTTGTCACTTTTTTATCCTCTTTACTGATCTTGTTGATAATTTGTTGAttcttctcaattttttcagATGAGACCGTCTGGCTAGATGTGTTAATGGTATTTAAGTTGTTGTTTATCTGTATCGGACGTTTCGGAATATTTCCAGCAACTTTGGGATtactattttgtattttcgtgTTGTTAAGGGTCTCGTTCTTCTCCGCCTTCTTCGGCGGTTTCACAGGTTTCTTCCTGTCCGTAGAGAACTGGTCGGATCTCTCGAAAGCATTTATCTGAGTGGAATCGGACTGTGAGCCAAGGTTGTCCAGCGACACCCAACGTCTCGGAAGATTGGAAGAATTCTTCTCTAAAACTTTTCTAGGTATCTGCATTTTCGGAGAGTGATGTTCGTCGCTGCCGGACGAATTCTGTCTCTTCAATAACACAGGTTTGTTCTTACTCTTGGCATTCTTATTAGAGACCTTCTTACCCGCTATTTCAACTTTCGGTTTTATGGGCTGAATCGTCAACGGAGACGGTGGAGTCGGCGCGGATTTCGTTAAAACATCGGAGTAAGAAGGTCGCATAGGCTTCACCTCCGCCACCATCCTCGGTTTCTTATGCTGAGAATCCAACGTGTTTCTCGGTAGCTCGTCGGTCTCTCTTATGTCCGACACCGACTGCGGTGCGGGCGTGATATTGGGAGATCCGCCAAATGGACTGTACGTTCCGGATTGATTTGGCACCCAGTTTCCGACCAAGTTGTCGATCAGCTGTTTTCCATTAAAATTCTGACTCGGCAATTCGGACGGCACAGCCATATGCTGATCGTTGAAAAGACCGTATTCCTGATCGACGATACCCTGATTAGGGTACGGCGTTATGTTTGGGAGCTGACACTGCTCCGCCATGATTTGAGAAGCATTTCCATATATAACATTGATGTAATTCCCGCCTCCAACGTCGATGGTACCGATCAAATCATTATTCTCGTTAATACCCAGATGATTTACCGTTTGCGGCGGGAAATATATCGATTCGGTGGTTGTGGCGTCGTAACTCGGCATATCCTGCATGTACAGAGAAGTGGTCATTGGTGTCATAGGTTGTATTCCGGAAGGACTGGAATGCGTTGGTTGGCTAGCGATGTGATGTCTAGCTTGTCCAGGTGCGTAATCGCCCCAATTATGAGAAGTCGGTTGTTGTGGAGTGACACCGAACTGAACATAATGGCCACTCGAGCTTTCCAAATCCGCAGTCATAGCTTCGATAATCTTATCCAGAGACATATGCTTAAAACCTGGTGGTGTTTGTTGTTGTTCTGCCATGTTGATTTAtccttctaaaaaaaaaaaaaaaaaacaacaatattAGCAAAGTATTCTGATATTATCTGCgattattaaacttatttgACAGAATAGTAAAGAATAATGTCACATTTTACAAGGCTTTGTGttgaaaaatatgacaaatatgGTACGTTAACAGATAACATAAACAATGATATGGGATTGTATCAACCCAAAATAATTCcttgtactttatttatctGCAAATAGTATAGTTTTATCCTCTCTAAATATACACTAATGACATACTGTTGGCCAAAAGTTGCAaagtataaatacatattctaAAAATGTCCACTACTGTATTATTCACATAACCATAGCAAtgttgaaaatgttaaaagacGGCCGTCATCTGCGCGTACAACTTGAAAGTATTCAGCAACACGAGTGCAATTATTCCgtattgttgaaataaatgcGCATTGAGCAATCACTATCGCGAGAA
Above is a genomic segment from Linepithema humile isolate Giens D197 chromosome 6, Lhum_UNIL_v1.0, whole genome shotgun sequence containing:
- the LOC105671463 gene encoding dnaJ homolog dnj-5, translated to MAEQQQTPPGFKHMSLDKIIEAMTADLESSSGHYVQFGVTPQQPTSHNWGDYAPGQARHHIASQPTHSSPSGIQPMTPMTTSLYMQDMPSYDATTTESIYFPPQTVNHLGINENNDLIGTIDVGGGNYINVIYGNASQIMAEQCQLPNITPYPNQGIVDQEYGLFNDQHMAVPSELPSQNFNGKQLIDNLVGNWVPNQSGTYSPFGGSPNITPAPQSVSDIRETDELPRNTLDSQHKKPRMVAEVKPMRPSYSDVLTKSAPTPPSPLTIQPIKPKVEIAGKKVSNKNAKSKNKPVLLKRQNSSGSDEHHSPKMQIPRKVLEKNSSNLPRRWVSLDNLGSQSDSTQINAFERSDQFSTDRKKPVKPPKKAEKNETLNNTKIQNSNPKVAGNIPKRPIQINNNLNTINTSSQTVSSEKIEKNQQIINKISKEDKKVTKEKNPKRFQTEKTQQIKKGQRNRRRENRESPVKDLCKNLNKYATRWSKVVLKIFYWLLHLISDVVSMSANLVIQLGKCAWYHTILYLKCWWVHMAVTFSKIRILNAIGRQLDKWFGSSKFAFWRKINTKKSEEKEDNGNWIHGGLEANIALPSTGEEAMKRLLACKGKDPYSILGVTPTCSDDDIKKYYKKQAVLVHPDKNNQPGAEEAFKILVHAFDIIGEPERRQAFDQTRQVEAAWGELSDLLSQLHRKMEQAANTIRCTNCGLRHKRVPTQRPCYAARFCAQCKIRHSAKEGDIWAESRLMGFLWHYYACMEGAVYDVTDWAACQAGNLKHLRANSHSVQYRIVLGQRLPSQTSSSGKKRQQIDPNTSEADFEDFLNNLYNHSKSASSNTSGDQNSFRGDCRRRKTKRKK